The genomic interval AGCAAAGCTGCAGCAGTGAAGCGGCGAGCAGCGATATAGATACGATGAAGCTCTTTATCATCTCCCAAACCTCTCATCCTCACAGAGCTGATGTTACATTTTATAAGATGATAGCACATGGAAATATGCCGGTCAAGATGAAATGTTCAACCGGAGTGAATAAGTGAATACATTTAATTTGACACTTCAGGCGGAGTTGTTGTATCCTTTAACGTCAACAGATGTCTTCCATTATCCTACGAGGTAGGGGTTATGAGGGAGTTCACAGATCTCGCTCTGGACACGGCTAAGATGCACGGAGCGACATACGTCGACATAAGGATCATCTATACCCAAATCGAAACCGTATCCGTCAAAAACGGCAGGATATCTGAGCTGAGAAGACATGATGATCTCGGCTTCGGCATAAGGGTTATCGCTAATGGCGCCTGGGGTTTCTCGTCAAGTGGAACTCTATCGAAGGAGGAGATCCAGAGGGTAGCTGTGGAAGCGGTTCAAATCGCCAAGGCGAGTGCTACAACCAAGATCAAAGAGGTAACCCTGGCGTATGAACCTCCTCACGTGGACGTATGGCGGACGCCGATAAAAAAGGACCCCTTTAAGGTGCCGATCGAACGGAAGGTGGATCTGCTCATGAAGATCAACGACGCCGCCATGAAGGTCAAGGGGATAAGTGTCGTAGAGGCGATGATGGACTTCACGCGCGAACATCAGTTTTTCGCATCCACTGAGGGAAGCTTCATCGAACAGGAGATATATTTCGCCGGCACAGGATATCACGTGATCGCTGTCGGAAACGGTGACATGCAACGTAGATCGTATCCCGCCTCCTTCAGAGGGCAGTACATGACGAAAGGGTATGAGCTGGTGGAGGAAATACCGCTTCTGGAGAACGTCGAGCGGGTGGCTGACGAGGCGGTGATGTTGTTGACGGCAAAGAAGTGCCCCGAGATGGTGACCGATCTCATCCTTGACGGCTCTCAACTGGCGTTGCAGATCCACGAATCGATCGGGCATCCCTCCGAGCTTGATAGGGTCCTCGGAACGGAGGCGAACTATGCCGGCACTAGCTTTCTGACGATCGATAAGCTCGGAAAGCTTCGATATGGTTCCCCGATCGTCAATGTGGTCGCCGACAGCACCATACCGAACGGTCTTGCTACGGTGGGGTATGACGATGAAGGGGTGGAGGCGCAGAGATGGCATCTTATAAAGGATGGCATTTTCGTCGGATATCTCACCTCCCGTGAGACCGCATCGGCCATAGGCGAGGAGAGAAGCCGTGGATGCATGCGAGCGGACGGGTGGAGCAGGATACCGCTGATACGCATGACCAATATCAGCCTTATGCCAGGGGAATGCACGCTGGATGAGCTGATAAATGACACCAAAGATGGCGTCTATATGGAGACGAACAAAAGCTGGAGCATAGATCAAAGGCGCATTAACTTCCAATTCGCCACAGAGCTTGGCTGGAGGATTAAAAACGGCAAAAAGGTCGAACCGCTTAAGAACCCCTCATATCAGGGGATAACGGTGGAGTTCTGGAACTCGTGCGACGCCATCTGCAACGAGGATCACTTCGTGCTCTGGGGCATAAACAACTGTGGCAAGGGCCAGCCGGGCCAGCGGGCGCAGATGTCCCACGGGGCAGCGCCGGCGAGGTTCAGAAAGGTCAGAGTGGGAGTGGCATGAGGTCGGCGGTTCGCAGACCAACAAAGGTAGGTGAAAACATGAGGTTCTCTCGTATTACAGTAGACCCGAAACAGATGGGGGGGGTACCTTGCATTCGCGGATTACGTATCCCTGTAGCAACGATCGTTGCCATGGTAGCAGACGGGATGACAGAGGAGGAGATCCTTAAAGCATATCCTGATCTGGAATCTGAGGACATTCGGGAAGCCCTGCTTTACGCCGCTGAAGCGGTGCGCGAGCGAGAGCT from Candidatus Poribacteria bacterium carries:
- a CDS encoding TldD/PmbA family protein; this translates as MREFTDLALDTAKMHGATYVDIRIIYTQIETVSVKNGRISELRRHDDLGFGIRVIANGAWGFSSSGTLSKEEIQRVAVEAVQIAKASATTKIKEVTLAYEPPHVDVWRTPIKKDPFKVPIERKVDLLMKINDAAMKVKGISVVEAMMDFTREHQFFASTEGSFIEQEIYFAGTGYHVIAVGNGDMQRRSYPASFRGQYMTKGYELVEEIPLLENVERVADEAVMLLTAKKCPEMVTDLILDGSQLALQIHESIGHPSELDRVLGTEANYAGTSFLTIDKLGKLRYGSPIVNVVADSTIPNGLATVGYDDEGVEAQRWHLIKDGIFVGYLTSRETASAIGEERSRGCMRADGWSRIPLIRMTNISLMPGECTLDELINDTKDGVYMETNKSWSIDQRRINFQFATELGWRIKNGKKVEPLKNPSYQGITVEFWNSCDAICNEDHFVLWGINNCGKGQPGQRAQMSHGAAPARFRKVRVGVA
- a CDS encoding DUF433 domain-containing protein; translation: MRFSRITVDPKQMGGVPCIRGLRIPVATIVAMVADGMTEEEILKAYPDLESEDIREALLYAAEAVRERELPLVTIS